A region of the Cricetulus griseus strain 17A/GY chromosome 7, alternate assembly CriGri-PICRH-1.0, whole genome shotgun sequence genome:
TGTTCTTCCAGCATTTTCAAATGTCACTTGAGGGCCCTACAGAATTCACAGCTTCTGGTAAGAGATGCACAATGTTTATGAAGCCCAGGAACCATAAAAGAACTTTGTTTGGACTCTTGGGAATGTCAGTTTGAAAAATACAGATTCAGATAGGCCTGAATGGATATCCCAGGGAAGCTCAGATTGTGCAGGACTTGTGAAGGGAACGAGAAGACAAAGGCAGCTTTTACAGggtgtttgaaaaagaaaagccattgaCGCAGGAAAGTTAGCATGGCAGGGGTGTCCAGCCTTTGGATGTTGCTACCAGATACATCTACGAAGTTGAACTTGAGTGTTGTGCAGGAGCATTACAAAAAGAAAtctcatgttttaaatttatgattGGGTCCTGGGCCATGTTTGTAGCAGCTATCCTTTGCTGCATTCATTCTGTGGGCCATGGGTCAAGCACACCTATCAGGCTTTCTGTCTCTggatgtattagttacttttctccttgctgtaaccaaatacttgacagaaagaaggagaggcagaggttATCTTAGCCCAGAGTTAGAGGACTACAATCTACCACAGAGACAAAGGTGAGTGTTGGGAGTGGCTTGGTCCTTTGTGCTGGCATGAAGTGGAGAAAGGAAAGCATCAGTACTCTGCTGGCCTCTCCCCGCAccctttgtttattctgtatggAACCCTAGCCCATAGGATGCCACACACATTCAGGATGGGCTCCAGGTAAAGCCCTCTGTGAATACCATCAACAAACATACCCAATGATGTGCCCCATTTATATCATAGGTATTTCTCAATGCAATCAAGCCAACAGTTGGAACTGACCATCACAGTAGATCATACATCATTGGTCTCCAAGCCTTTACTATGGAGAAAAATCATCTGTGACAGCTGTAATATTCACTGTAGAATGCTGATGTATTTTTGCAGTCCAGGTCCAGTTCCAAAGTTTACATGCCTAGTCATGGTGGCAGCTTGACATGTGTGTAACTCCTATCCTCTTAATGCTTTCCTGAGGTCATTTTGAAATGTTCCTTGTTTGATTGGCTTTTTGGAGACAAGGAAAgtctagactggccttgagctcaccaGATAGACTTTCAACTGCTGAtctcacccccacctcccaaagtgctggagttacaggtgtgtgccactgtgcctggcattGAAATGCACTTTCAATTTGTTGatttcatttgtgattttctttttaatatttcaagCTGTCATTTGAATTGTGGTTTATGTAGtatgttgttttttaatgtagtATGTTTTCTATGACTAcacttttaaagacttttttttacaTTAACTTTCAAGCATCGTGTCTGGGCATGCATTCTCTGAGGTCATCTAGGTTGGGCTTTATTGATTTCTGAGTCTGTAAGTTTAGGTACTCTGCCTATTTGGGATAGTTTTAGTCATCATTTCTTCCAATTCTCTGTCTGTACCAACATCTTTCTCCAGTCCTGGTGGGGTTTCAGTAACATGGGTGTTGGACCTTTCTCTATTATCCTGCAGGATTCTGAGCCTGTGcttattgtggtgatatcttgtttgtacaagtAAAGCATGTCTGAAGATTAGAGGGtgaagcttgccactagctaaccatagaggtctgtagacatacaggaagtgagatggctgggtggagaaaggaatataagtgggaggaaacaggaacttggtctcttttctgctgggaagctagtgaggtaaaggtggctttggcttgctccttctctctgatctctcagcattttcctccatATCTGACTGTGGGCTCTTATTATTAAGACAAGTTAGAACTTATGTTACAGTTCATTGTTCAAGAgttttgtctatgtgtgtctgtttgagtgtgtccacatgtatgtatgtatgtatgtatgtatgtatgtatgtatgtatgtatgtatgtatggtgtgcatgcctacatgcacatacagagaCCAGAAGCAGGGGTCAGGTATCCTCCTCAATGATTTCCTACTGATTCTCTTGGtgtggggtctctccctgaatctaGGACTCATTTTTCTCCATTAGACTGGTAGTCAGAAGTCCCCAGTGGAGCTAGGGTTCCAGATGTCTGCAGGAtgtcagcttcttcttcttcttcttcttcttcttcttcttcttcttcttcttcttcttcttcttcttcttcttcttcttctttcttcttcttcttcttcttctcttcttcttgagacaggatttctctgtgactttggaggctgtcctagaactagctcttgtagaccaggctggtcttgaactcacagagatctgcctgcctctgcctcccgagtgctgggactaaaggcgtgcgccaccactgcccagctggatGTCAGCTTCTTACACAGTTGCTAGGATTTGAACTTCAGACCTCATGATGTTCAGTGAGTGCTATAATTTTAACCTCTGAGCAACCACTTTGGCCCCTctgctcattttgttttttttagatattttatttgaattagaaacaagattgttttacatgacaatcccagttcccttctccctcccgtcctcccctaccaccaccccaactaaaaccctacctatcacatatcctttctgctacccctggatggtaaggccttccatagggtgccatcagagtctatcatatccccgtgtgtcttggctcagggagtattcctctatgtggaatgggctcccaaagtccacacctatgctagggataagtagtgaactactacaggaggtcccatagatttccgaggtttcctcactgaaacccatgttcctggggtctgattcagtcccatgctggtatcccagctattagtctggggagcaagagttccctgatgttcaggtcagttgtttctgtgggtttcaccagcctggtctggacctctttgctcttcactcatccttctctgcatctgagttccagttcagtttggtgattagttgtgggtgtctgcttctacttccaccagttgctgaatgagggctatcgggtagcatataagtcagtcatcaatctcattatccggggagggcatttaaggtagcctctcctctgttgcttggattgttagctggtgtcatctttgtagatctccagacatttccctagtgcctgatttctctgtaaacttatgtctccctctattatagtatctcttatcttgctctcctctattcttcccctgactcaacctttctgctccctcatgtcctctgcatccctcctcttcttcccttatcattctcttagctcctccccctcttcccgtgctctcaatttgctcaggggatggtgacccttttcccttctccaggggaccatgtatgtctttcttagggtcttccttgtttactagcttctctggattataggttggtaatcctttactctatgtctaaaatccacatatgagtgagtccatatcatgtttgtcttttagtgattgggttacctcgctcagaatgatttcttcgagttccatccattttcctgcaaatttcaagattccattgtttttttctgctgagtagtactccattgtgtaaatgtaccacattttctctatccattcttcggttgaggggcatctaggctgcttccagtttctggctattacaaatagtgctgctatgaacatcgttgaacagatgtctttgttgtatgaatgtgcttcttttgggtatatgcctaggagtggaattgctgggtcttgtggtagactcattcccattttcttgaggagtcgccatactgatttccaaagtggctgtacaagttggcactcccaccagcagtggaggagtgttcctctttctctgcatcctctccagcataaactgtcattggtgtttttgattttggccattctgacaggagtaagatggtatctcagagttgttttgatttgcatttccctgatggctaaggatgttgaacactttcttatgtgtctttcagccattttagattcctctattgagaattgcctatttagttctgcaccctattttttaattggattgtttggtgtgtcggagactagcttcttgagttctttgtatattttggagatcagtcctctgtcagatgtgggtttggtgaatatcttttcccagtctgtgggctgccgttttgtcttgctgactgtgtcctttgccttacagaagcttctcagtttcaggaggtcccatttattaattgttgatctcagtgcctgtgctactggtgtaattttcaggaagtggtctcctgtaccaattaattcaagggtatttcccattttgtcttctaacaggttcggtttatgttgaggtctttgatccattttcacttaagttttgtgcagggggaaaggcttgggtctatctgtagtcttctacatgtttgcatccagttatgccagcaccaattgttgaagatgttctctttgttctagcatatatatttggattgtttgtcaaaaaatcgggtatttgtaggtgtgtgggttaatatcagggttttcaactctattccattgttctacctgtctatttttgtaccaataccaagctgttttcaggactatagctctgtaatagagcttgaagtcagggatggtgatgcttccagaagttcctttattgtacagggttgttttggctatcctgggtcatttgtttctccatataaagttgagaattgttcttttgtggtctgtgaaggattgtgttgggattttgatggggattgcattgaatctgtagattgcttttggcaagattgccatttttactatgttgatcctacctatccaagagcatgggagatctttccattttctggtatcttctttaatttctttctttagaaattcAAAATTCTTGTGGtacagctctttcacttttttgattagtgttacccccaaggtattttatgttgtttgtggcaattgtagagggtgatgtttctctgatttctttctccacccatgtgtcatcggtatatagcagggctacagatttttttttttgagttaatcttgtatcctgccactttactgaaggtgtttatcagctgtaggagttccctggtaaagttttttgggtcacttatgtagactatcatatcatctgcaaagagtgagagtttgacttcttcctttctgatttgtattcccttgatctccttttgttgtcttagtgccctagctagaacttcaaggacaatattgaagaggtatggagagagtgggcagccttgtcttgttcctgattttagaggaattgcattgagtttctctccatttaatttgatgttggctgtcggcttgctgtatattgcttttattatgttgaggtatgttcctgttatccctgatttctccaagacctttatcatgaaggggtgttggattttgtcaaaggcttttttggcatctagtgagatgatcatgtggttttttctcctcagtctgtttatatggtggattacactgatggattttcgtatgttgaaccatccttgcatccctgggatgaagcctacttgatcatggtggatgatttctctgatgtgttcttggatttgatttgccagtattttattgagaatttttgcatcattgttcatgagggatataggtctgtagttctcttttttagttgtgtctttgtgtggcttttcgtatcaaggttattgaagcctcataaaaagagtttggcaatgacccttctgcttctattgtttgaATACtctgaggagaattggtattagcttttccttgaatttctggtagaattctgcactgaagccatctggccctgggctttttttttggttgggagacttctgatgactgcttctatttcattaggggttataggtctatttaagttgcttatctgttcttgatttaattttggtaagtgaaatctgtccagaaaattgtccatttcctttagattttcgaattttgatgAATATAGGTTTTTccaagtatgatctgatgattctctggatttcctctgtgtctgttgttatgtcccccttttcattcctgattttatttatttgcatattcactctctGCTATTTGGTATGTTTGGATAagggtttttctatcttgttgattttctcgaagaaccaactcttccttatattgattctttgtattgttctcctagtttccattttattgttttctgccctcagtttgattatttctaggcatctgctcctctggggtgtattggattctttgtgttctaaagctttcagttgtgctgttaattcttttttgtttattcattttatttattaatttttttacaaaAGTTTATTACAATGTACAATAGGCTCCAAGATAACACTTCATTCTAGCTGCAGGTGGCAAAGATGTTATAGTAGGGAATCCAGATATTTAAATAGGGATGGAGGAGGGTCATCATCAtggaagaaaagaggaacagCTTACTttttgccagatttctttttttttttgatatcatgtactttgaattttttttttaagattttatttatttattatgtattatacattctgcttccatgtatatctgcacaccagaagagggcaccagatctcataatggatggttgtgagccaccatgtggttgctgggaattgaactcaggacctctggaagagtagtctgtgctcttaacctctgagccatctctccagcccctttgccaGATTTCTTAATTCCACTTGTGGCCAGGGGTTCCTTCCCTGTGGCCTTGGCTTTTAGCTCCTTGAGTTTCTTCTGctcctctttttgtttctgcttgaAAGCCTTATCTTCCTTGTCCATCTCCTTGGCCTGCTTCTTGGGGTGTTTCAGGAGCTTCTTTTTGCCACCTTCATGGCCCAACATGGCATCCACAGATCCCTGATCCTAAGCcctgctgttaattctctagtgtggttattctccagtttcttcatgtgggcactatgaacttagcgctatgaactttcctcttagcactcctttcaaagtgtcccataggtttgggtatgttgtgtctgcattctcattgaattgtaggaaaaaatctttaatttctttttttatttcttccatgacccaggaattgtgcaactgggtgttacttaatttccatgagtttgtaggttttctgtaattcgagttgttgttgaattctaactttaaagcatggtggtctgataagatacagggggttatttcaattttttttgtacctgttgaggtttgctatgttgccaagaatgtggtcgattttagagaaggttccatgtggtgctgagaagaaggtaaattgttttgtatttggatggaatgttctatagatatctgttaagtccaattaggccataacttctattagttcctttgtttctttgttaagtttctggtgtttctgtccagtggtgagagttgggtgttgaagtctcccactataagtgtgtgcagttttatgtgtgatttgagttttagtaatatttcttttacaaacgtggatgcctttgttcagaattgagacttggtcctgatggatttctcctgtgatgagtaggaagtgaccttcatatcttttgattgattttagtttaaagtccaatttgttggatattaggattgctacccccgcttgtttcttgggtccatttgattggaaaatctttccccaacctttaattcttaggtaccatctgtctttgaagttgaggtgtgtttcttgtatgcagcagaaggatggattctgtcttcttatccattctgctaatctgtgtctttttataggtaagttaagaccattaatattgatggatattaatgaccattgattgttcattcttgtttgtttttgattaggtgatggtggcgaaattatgtgtgggattctatccctttttccctttggctgttggtaaagtggattatctattgcct
Encoded here:
- the LOC113836584 gene encoding translation machinery-associated protein 7-like, with protein sequence MLGHEGGKKKLLKHPKKQAKEMDKEDKAFKQKQKEEQKKLKELKAKATGKEPLATSGIKKSVPKSIGDS